A single Anopheles funestus chromosome 2RL, idAnoFuneDA-416_04, whole genome shotgun sequence DNA region contains:
- the LOC125763818 gene encoding zinc finger protein 501-like — MEMENAAVNVTDGVCLGSVSADQRDASPRLAKCYICGERYTTDRELDHHLDDRHASALMPYWCNICDFDRCLPIRSMRAINKHFALHDVHERMHQCSYCALRFRTVRNLQSHVRLYHRGGSHNVRGDEKSLDSFPSSRQNLPVIPAERTGKDRVFQCCHCGITYTTGNALKRHENTHTLGVQYACRQCGKVFAKLDCLTQHERIHSQTRPYACDQCPKTFIQLAHLRIHKRARHSGERPHLCGICNRGFRCRTALTVHGRIHTGEKPFRCTVCAVQFSDAGTLRKHGAVHREKKTPKGKPEQFFNSNGSERDETANG, encoded by the coding sequence atggaaatggaaaatgcagCGGTAAATGTGACAGACGGCGTATGTCTGGGATCGGTATCAGCTGATCAGCGTGATGCATCTCCGAGACTGGCAAAGTGTTATATCTGTGGTGAACGTTACACTACCGACCGGGAGCTCGATCACCATTTGGACGACCGGCATGCGTCCGCACTGATGCCGTATTGGTGCAACATTTGTGACTTTGATCGATGCTTACCGATCCGTTCGATGCGTGCTATTAATAAACACTTCGCACTGCATGATGTCCACGAGCGGATGCATCAGTGCAGCTACTGTGCATTGCGCTTTCGCACCGTACGCAATCTCCAGTCACACGTCCGGTTGTACCATCGCGGTGGTTCGCACAACGTAAGGGGTGACGAGAAAAGTTTGGATAGTTTTCCATCGTCGCGTCAGAACTTACCGGTGATACCGGCCGAACGTACCGGGAAGGACCGAGTGTTTCAGTGTTGTCACTGTGGTATTACCTACACCACCGGGAATGCATTGAAGCGGcacgaaaacacacacacactggggGTGCAATATGCGTGCCGGCAGTGTGGGAAAGTGTTTGCCAAACTGGACTGTCTCACGCAACACGAACGCATCCACAGCCAAACACGACCGTACGCCTGCGATCAGTGTCCGAAAACGTTCATTCAGCTGGCCCACCTACGCATACACAAGCGTGCCCGGCACAGTGGCGAACGGCCCCATTTGTGCGGGATATGCAATCGAGGATTCCGGTGTCGTACGGCACTGACCGTACACGGGCGCATACACACCGGCGAGAAACCGTTCCGGTGTACGGTTTGTGCGGTACAGTTCAGTGATGCGGGCACACTGAGAAAACATGGTGCGGTGCACCGGGAAAAGAAGACGCCGAAAGGTAAACcagaacaatttttcaattccaaTGGCAGTGAGCGAGACGAAACTGCTAACGGTTAA